A window of the Pseudomonas fluorescens genome harbors these coding sequences:
- the tssC gene encoding type VI secretion system contractile sheath large subunit, whose amino-acid sequence MPAAAQNQASENAAAETLSLLDRIIAEGRMAHDDSQQDYARDMLAEFATQVLDEGMAIDKDTVAMINDRISQIDELISAQLNEVLHHPDLQKLEASWRGLHMLVQNTETSTRLKLRLLNVTQKELQNDLEKAVEFDQSALFKKIYEEEYGTFGGHPFSLLVGDYTFGRHPQDIGLLEKLSNVAAAAHAPFIAAASPRLFDMNSFTELAVPRDLSKVFESQELIKWRSFRESEDSRYVSLVLPHFLLRLPYGPDTSPVEGINYVEDTNGTDHSKYLWGNAAWALSQRITEAFAKYGWCAAIRGAEGGGAVEGLPAHTFRTSSGDLSLKCPTEVAITDRREKELNDLGFIALCHKKNSDIAVFFGGQTTNKSKVYNTNEANANARISAMLPYVLAASRFAHYLKVIMRDKVGSFMTRDNVQTYLNNWIADYVLINDNAPQEIKAQYPLREARVDVTEVAGKPGAYRATVFLRPHFQLEELTASIRLVATLPPPVAA is encoded by the coding sequence ATGCCCGCCGCCGCCCAGAATCAAGCCAGCGAAAATGCTGCTGCCGAGACTTTATCCCTGCTCGACCGGATCATCGCCGAGGGCCGCATGGCCCATGACGACAGTCAGCAGGACTACGCCCGCGACATGCTCGCGGAATTCGCCACCCAGGTGCTCGACGAAGGCATGGCCATCGACAAGGACACCGTGGCGATGATCAACGACCGCATCAGTCAGATCGACGAGCTGATCAGCGCCCAGCTCAACGAAGTGCTGCACCACCCGGACCTGCAAAAACTCGAAGCGTCCTGGCGTGGCCTGCACATGCTGGTGCAGAACACCGAAACCAGCACCCGGTTGAAACTGCGCCTGCTCAACGTGACCCAGAAGGAGCTGCAGAACGATCTGGAAAAAGCCGTCGAGTTCGACCAGAGCGCGCTGTTCAAAAAGATCTACGAAGAGGAATACGGCACCTTCGGTGGCCACCCGTTCAGCCTTTTGGTCGGTGATTACACCTTCGGCCGGCACCCGCAGGACATCGGCCTGCTGGAGAAACTGTCGAACGTTGCCGCAGCCGCTCACGCACCGTTCATTGCCGCCGCCAGCCCACGGTTGTTCGACATGAACAGCTTCACCGAACTGGCGGTGCCGCGTGACCTGTCGAAAGTGTTCGAGAGCCAGGAACTGATCAAGTGGCGCTCGTTCCGTGAAAGCGAAGACTCGCGCTACGTCTCCCTGGTGCTGCCGCACTTCCTGCTGCGCCTGCCATACGGTCCGGACACGTCGCCGGTGGAAGGCATCAATTACGTCGAAGACACCAACGGCACCGACCACAGCAAATACCTGTGGGGCAACGCCGCGTGGGCGCTGTCGCAACGCATCACCGAGGCCTTTGCCAAATACGGCTGGTGCGCGGCGATCCGTGGTGCCGAAGGTGGCGGCGCGGTGGAAGGCTTGCCGGCGCACACCTTCCGCACCAGTTCCGGCGACCTGTCGCTGAAATGCCCGACCGAAGTGGCGATCACCGACCGCCGCGAGAAGGAACTCAACGACCTCGGTTTCATCGCCCTGTGCCACAAGAAGAACAGCGACATCGCGGTGTTCTTCGGCGGCCAGACCACCAACAAGTCCAAGGTCTACAACACCAACGAGGCCAACGCCAACGCACGGATCTCGGCGATGCTGCCGTACGTGCTCGCGGCCTCGCGTTTCGCCCATTACCTGAAGGTGATCATGCGCGACAAGGTCGGCAGTTTCATGACCCGCGACAACGTGCAGACCTACCTCAACAACTGGATCGCCGACTACGTGCTGATCAACGACAACGCGCCGCAGGAAATCAAGGCGCAGTACCCGTTGCGTGAAGCGCGGGTGGACGTCACCGAAGTCGCCGGCAAGCCCGGTGCCTATCGCGCGACAGTATTCCTGCGGCCGCACTTCCAGCTCGAAGAGCTGACCGCGTCGATCCGTCTGGTCGCGACCCTGCCGCCACCGGTAGCCGCCTGA
- a CDS encoding type VI secretion protein: MSARLFLTIGFALLAGCSFFGPKVDLDSLTLDVAPKANDDTPIAVDFIAVNDPDLLKQLSGISAQQWFAGREQYQRDYRQLMSVWGLELVPGQFIDRQPFPLGGKRAAGLLVFASYNTPGAHRLRLDDQSDAWLKFDSREMSLVSKEN; this comes from the coding sequence TTGTCTGCACGACTTTTTTTAACGATCGGGTTTGCGCTGCTTGCCGGCTGTTCGTTTTTCGGGCCGAAAGTCGATCTCGACAGCCTGACCCTCGACGTCGCTCCCAAGGCCAATGACGACACCCCGATCGCCGTGGATTTCATCGCGGTCAACGATCCGGATCTGCTCAAGCAACTGTCGGGTATCAGCGCCCAGCAGTGGTTCGCCGGGCGCGAGCAGTACCAGCGCGACTATCGTCAGCTGATGAGCGTGTGGGGACTGGAGCTGGTGCCGGGGCAATTCATCGACCGCCAGCCGTTCCCTTTGGGGGGCAAGCGGGCGGCTGGACTTTTGGTCTTCGCCAGCTATAACACTCCCGGAGCGCACCGCCTGCGGCTGGACGATCAGAGCGACGCATGGCTCAAGTTCGACAGTCGCGAGATGAGCCTGGTCAGCAAGGAAAACTGA
- the tssF gene encoding type VI secretion system baseplate subunit TssF, producing the protein MSDSIDPQLLDYYQRELTWLRHAGGQFAERYPKVARRLELSPGECPDPHVERLLEGFALLAARLQRRLDDDYAEFSDALLEQLYPLAMRPLPSCAIVQFEPDPSKGNLDGGYPLPRDTPLFVTTSKGESIHFRTSAAVRLWPVEISEALLLGSDEAQALTGVAQSRSALRLSLRCLGDSQWSELGIEQLRIHLAASPVVNASLYDLLGAHAVQVLAGSPGNIPAGVKGLPKIVGFADDEVLLPDEDGVHPGMRLLAEYFAFPDKFHFFDLPLSGVSSDSQTLYLYIVFDRAPAGRLHLQASDIALGCAPVINLFPRTSEPLRPDGTRSEYRLIADSHRENSVEIHSIRSVRASSASGVQRLPAYFGSQHSSGDRQRYWHARRVNGQTPNRLGSDLLVSVVDTRFEPQTDLPDYSLTAELLCTNRHLAQSLPAGTPLGFERPGPVAWARLRNPPSPQSLPRLNGDSRWRLVSQLTLNHLSLVEGPQALDALKEILTLHNLRDEASALRQIEGLLSLGCERVIGHVGADAWRGWRNGLEVQLQLDPQHFVGSSAVLFSAVLAQFFSVYATANRFVRTVLIQADKEVKAWQPQAGMPLSL; encoded by the coding sequence ATGAGCGACTCGATTGACCCGCAACTGCTCGACTACTACCAGCGCGAACTGACCTGGCTGCGACATGCCGGCGGACAGTTTGCCGAGCGCTATCCGAAAGTCGCGCGGCGGCTGGAACTGTCTCCCGGCGAATGCCCCGACCCGCACGTCGAACGCTTGCTCGAAGGATTCGCCCTGCTCGCCGCACGCCTGCAACGACGGCTGGATGACGACTACGCCGAATTCAGCGACGCGCTGCTCGAACAGCTTTATCCCCTGGCCATGCGCCCGCTGCCGTCGTGCGCGATCGTGCAGTTCGAGCCGGATCCGAGCAAAGGCAACCTCGACGGTGGCTATCCCCTGCCCCGGGACACGCCGTTGTTCGTCACCACCAGCAAGGGCGAAAGCATCCACTTTCGCACCAGCGCCGCCGTGCGTTTGTGGCCGGTCGAAATCAGCGAAGCCCTGTTGCTGGGCAGCGATGAAGCGCAGGCGCTGACCGGTGTGGCGCAGTCCCGCTCGGCGTTGCGCCTGAGTCTGCGTTGCCTCGGCGACAGTCAGTGGTCGGAACTTGGCATCGAACAACTGCGCATTCACCTGGCCGCGTCACCGGTGGTCAACGCCAGCCTCTATGACCTGCTCGGCGCCCACGCGGTGCAGGTGCTGGCCGGCTCGCCGGGGAACATTCCCGCCGGCGTCAAAGGCCTGCCGAAGATCGTCGGTTTCGCCGACGACGAAGTGCTGCTGCCGGACGAAGACGGCGTGCATCCGGGCATGCGTCTGCTGGCCGAGTACTTCGCGTTCCCGGACAAATTCCACTTCTTTGATCTGCCACTGTCCGGCGTGTCCAGCGACAGCCAGACGTTGTATCTGTACATCGTTTTTGATCGTGCGCCGGCCGGTCGCCTGCATTTGCAGGCCAGCGATATCGCCCTCGGCTGCGCGCCGGTGATCAACCTGTTCCCGCGCACCTCGGAGCCACTGCGCCCGGACGGCACCCGCAGCGAGTATCGACTGATTGCCGACAGCCACCGGGAAAACAGCGTCGAAATCCACAGTATCCGCAGCGTGCGCGCCAGTTCCGCCAGCGGTGTGCAGCGGCTGCCGGCGTATTTCGGCAGCCAGCACAGCAGCGGTGACCGGCAACGTTACTGGCATGCGCGACGGGTCAACGGACAGACGCCTAACCGGCTCGGCAGCGATCTGCTGGTCAGCGTCGTCGACACCCGTTTCGAACCGCAGACCGACCTGCCCGATTACAGCCTCACCGCCGAACTGCTCTGCACCAATCGGCATCTGGCCCAGAGCCTGCCCGCCGGTACGCCGCTGGGTTTCGAACGGCCGGGCCCGGTGGCGTGGGCACGTCTGCGCAATCCACCGAGCCCGCAAAGCCTGCCGCGTCTAAACGGCGATTCGCGCTGGCGACTGGTGTCGCAACTGACCCTCAATCATCTGTCGCTGGTCGAAGGGCCGCAGGCGCTGGATGCGCTGAAGGAAATCCTGACCCTGCACAATCTGCGCGATGAGGCCAGCGCCCTGCGTCAGATCGAAGGTTTGCTGAGCCTGGGTTGCGAGCGGGTGATCGGCCATGTCGGCGCCGATGCCTGGCGCGGCTGGCGCAACGGACTTGAAGTGCAGTTACAGCTCGATCCGCAGCATTTCGTCGGCAGCAGCGCGGTACTGTTTTCAGCGGTGCTCGCGCAATTCTTTTCGGTGTACGCCACGGCCAATCGCTTTGTGCGCACGGTGCTCATACAGGCAGACAAGGAGGTCAAGGCATGGCAACCCCAAGCCGGCATGCCCCTGTCGCTCTGA
- the tssH gene encoding type VI secretion system ATPase TssH produces MELASLIGRLNPDNRRALERAAQRCLQRGHHFVEIEHLLLELLDIEGGDFAFLLPRFGLERDALTAEINKALDLFKAGSTRTPALSSHTLGLLEDAVVQASVLGIDSIRSGLLLLALIDRDERRSLLLNSASSLLRIPKEALRANLLEWTENSREHVGPRSVSSGSPTPRQDSVLDQYTQDLTADAHAGSIDPIVGRDGEIRQCIDILLRRRQNNPILVGAPGVGKTAVVEGLALRIAAGDVPPSLQEVSLRVLDLGLLQAGAGVKGEFEQRLKGVIDAVRSADKPIILFIDEAHTLIGAGGAEGGSDAANLLKPALARGELRTLAATTWMEYKKYFEKDPALARRFQLVQVEEPDEITAVEMLRGVAAKLEQHHGVQVLDAAIHEAVKLSHRYISGRQLPDKAISVLDTACARVALGQHDVPPPLESLRHRQQSLKEEVERLRREQATGLDHRERITLLESESKTNVQAIRELETRWGEERVAVRELLDTRRELLALSESADSDKPDEAIDSRIDHLAAELLRLEAGLDAIRQDDPLVPEQVDGKTVAAVIAGWTGIPVGKMLADEAHAVRTLGTRMGQRVMGQSTALNTIAQRLQAYRAGLTDPQKPVGVFLLVGPTGVGKTETAYALADALYGGERNLISINLSEYQEAHTVSQLKGAPPGYVGYGSGGVLTEAVRRKPYSVVLLDEIEKAHPDVLEAFYNVFDKGLMEDGTGLVVDFKNTVMLATSNVGAELLLDTPVAQLGSEAFNEALHKVLLQAFRPAFLARMTVVAYRPLDEQTLEGIVLAKLEKLRGRYKAATGKQFEFDSGIVKAVLAKCSAAGARDVENVLMTQVTGKLAEWVLE; encoded by the coding sequence ATGGAACTGGCCAGCCTGATCGGACGCCTCAACCCGGACAACCGCCGCGCCCTCGAACGCGCCGCGCAACGGTGCTTGCAGCGCGGGCATCACTTTGTCGAGATCGAGCATTTGTTGCTGGAGTTGCTGGATATCGAGGGCGGCGATTTTGCGTTTCTGCTGCCGCGTTTTGGATTGGAACGGGATGCGCTGACGGCGGAGATCAACAAGGCGCTGGACCTGTTCAAGGCTGGCAGCACGCGCACACCGGCGTTGTCTTCCCACACCCTGGGATTGCTGGAAGACGCCGTGGTGCAGGCCAGTGTGTTGGGCATCGACAGCATTCGCTCCGGGCTGCTTTTATTGGCGTTGATCGACCGTGACGAGCGCCGCAGCCTGCTGCTCAACAGCGCGTCGTCTTTGTTGCGAATTCCGAAAGAAGCGCTGCGCGCAAACCTGCTGGAGTGGACGGAAAACTCTCGCGAGCATGTCGGCCCGCGCTCCGTATCTTCAGGAAGTCCAACGCCACGGCAAGACTCGGTGCTCGATCAATACACCCAGGACCTGACCGCCGATGCTCACGCCGGGAGCATCGACCCGATCGTCGGTCGCGATGGCGAGATTCGTCAGTGCATCGACATTCTTTTAAGACGTCGGCAGAACAATCCGATTCTGGTCGGCGCACCGGGCGTCGGCAAAACCGCCGTAGTCGAAGGCCTGGCGCTGCGCATCGCCGCCGGGGACGTGCCGCCGTCGTTGCAGGAAGTCAGTTTGCGGGTGCTCGATCTCGGTCTGTTGCAGGCCGGGGCCGGGGTCAAAGGCGAGTTCGAACAGCGGCTCAAAGGGGTGATCGACGCGGTTCGCAGCGCCGACAAGCCGATCATCCTGTTTATCGACGAGGCCCACACGCTGATCGGCGCTGGCGGTGCCGAAGGTGGCAGCGACGCGGCCAACTTGCTCAAACCCGCGCTGGCCCGAGGCGAGTTGCGCACCCTCGCCGCAACAACCTGGATGGAATACAAAAAATATTTCGAGAAAGACCCTGCCCTCGCCCGCCGTTTTCAACTGGTGCAGGTGGAAGAACCGGATGAAATCACCGCCGTGGAAATGCTCCGGGGCGTGGCCGCCAAACTCGAACAGCATCACGGCGTGCAAGTGCTGGATGCAGCAATTCACGAAGCGGTAAAACTCTCGCACCGCTATATCTCTGGCCGCCAGTTGCCGGACAAAGCCATCAGCGTCCTCGACACTGCCTGCGCCCGGGTCGCCCTAGGCCAGCACGACGTACCGCCACCGCTGGAGAGCCTGCGCCATCGTCAGCAAAGCCTCAAGGAAGAAGTCGAACGCCTGCGTCGGGAACAGGCCACGGGACTTGATCACCGCGAGCGCATCACCCTGCTGGAAAGCGAATCGAAGACCAACGTCCAGGCCATCCGCGAACTGGAAACCCGTTGGGGTGAAGAGCGCGTCGCCGTGCGCGAACTGCTCGACACCCGCCGCGAATTACTGGCGTTGAGCGAAAGCGCCGACAGCGACAAGCCGGACGAAGCCATCGACAGCCGCATCGATCACCTCGCCGCCGAACTGCTGCGCCTGGAAGCCGGCCTCGATGCGATTCGCCAGGACGATCCGCTGGTGCCCGAACAGGTCGACGGCAAAACCGTCGCCGCCGTGATCGCCGGCTGGACCGGCATTCCCGTCGGCAAAATGCTCGCCGATGAAGCCCACGCCGTGCGCACCCTCGGCACGCGCATGGGCCAACGTGTGATGGGCCAGAGCACCGCACTCAACACCATCGCCCAGCGTTTGCAGGCCTATCGCGCCGGGCTTACCGATCCGCAAAAGCCGGTCGGCGTGTTCCTGCTGGTCGGCCCCACGGGCGTGGGCAAAACCGAAACCGCGTATGCGCTGGCGGATGCTTTGTACGGCGGCGAACGCAATCTGATCAGCATCAACCTTTCCGAGTATCAGGAAGCCCACACCGTCAGCCAACTCAAGGGCGCACCACCCGGCTACGTCGGTTACGGCAGCGGCGGCGTGCTGACCGAAGCCGTGCGGCGCAAACCGTATTCGGTGGTGTTGCTGGATGAAATCGAGAAGGCGCATCCAGATGTGCTGGAAGCGTTTTACAACGTGTTCGACAAGGGCTTGATGGAAGACGGCACCGGGCTGGTGGTGGATTTCAAGAACACCGTGATGCTCGCCACCAGCAATGTCGGCGCTGAGCTTTTACTCGACACGCCGGTTGCACAACTTGGTTCCGAGGCGTTCAACGAAGCGCTGCACAAAGTCCTCCTGCAAGCCTTCCGCCCGGCGTTTCTGGCGCGCATGACGGTGGTCGCGTATCGGCCGCTGGATGAGCAGACGCTGGAAGGGATTGTGCTGGCGAAACTGGAGAAATTGCGTGGCCGCTACAAGGCGGCGACGGGCAAGCAGTTCGAATTTGATTCGGGAATCGTGAAAGCGGTGCTTGCCAAGTGCAGCGCGGCGGGTGCGCGGGATGTCGAGAACGTGTTGATGACGCAGGTGACAGGGAAATTGGCGGAGTGGGTGTTGGAGTAA
- the tssB gene encoding type VI secretion system contractile sheath small subunit: MAESTQHKLDRVRPPRVQITYDVEIGNAIEKKELPLVVGILADLSGKPLEPLAKLTERRFTEIDRDNFNDVLASIAPRATLQVNNTLSGDDSKLNIELNFKHIDDFDPVKVVEQVTPLRRLFEARQRLRDLLTKLDGNDDLDKLLRDVIANTEGLQEIKSARPDTAVPAADAEAPAEPQA; encoded by the coding sequence ATGGCAGAAAGTACCCAGCACAAGCTCGACCGGGTTCGCCCGCCCCGAGTGCAAATCACCTATGACGTCGAAATCGGCAACGCTATCGAGAAAAAAGAATTGCCGCTGGTGGTCGGCATCCTGGCCGATCTCTCGGGCAAGCCGCTCGAACCATTGGCAAAACTGACCGAACGCCGTTTTACCGAAATCGACCGCGACAACTTCAACGACGTCCTCGCCTCCATCGCTCCCCGCGCCACGCTGCAAGTCAACAACACCCTCAGCGGCGACGACAGCAAGCTCAACATCGAACTCAACTTCAAGCACATCGACGACTTCGACCCGGTCAAGGTGGTGGAGCAAGTCACCCCGCTGCGGCGCCTGTTCGAAGCCCGCCAGCGTCTGCGCGACCTGCTGACCAAACTCGACGGCAACGACGATCTCGACAAGCTGCTGCGCGACGTGATCGCCAATACCGAAGGCCTGCAAGAGATCAAGTCGGCCCGCCCGGACACCGCTGTCCCCGCCGCTGATGCCGAAGCTCCGGCCGAACCGCAAGCCTGA
- the tssK gene encoding type VI secretion system baseplate subunit TssK, translated as MSLLPDAVCWHEGMQLLPQHFQLQGLRAEALGAHLAQACNPWFFGVSHMEFDPSAMSAGVVRVLSLQGTMPDGLPVNLQVGVDPTLELDVGPAIDATDDATVTVYLAISPLWRAGQLLPLKGRLQSVVGEALPDLTSGEFPESITVWRPNPRLCTQLNKADSICLPLLKIRKEGGGFLPLPYTPPTPVLLPESPLGRRVAGLCARAREKCLFLGGRLRQAQQAGNQDDALEIRRQMTALWARLPEVEGALISRVAHPQSIYVQLLGLAGAWSALDPLAGVPAFAPLDFLELQRGYEPLLDWLENTLELIRAGYRSIAFERGEQSFSIQLPDEQPSQRLVIGLRMPNGASEQAAGEWLRGAIIASAPHIALLSRQRMSGLTHQAMSRSEQVAYSVGDDTRLFVVTAEGSWFDAQLPLMIAAPATKLTSSPWQVVLFVAQNSERA; from the coding sequence ATGAGTCTGCTACCTGACGCGGTCTGCTGGCATGAAGGCATGCAATTGCTGCCACAGCATTTTCAGTTGCAGGGCCTGCGGGCCGAGGCGCTCGGTGCGCATCTGGCCCAGGCGTGCAATCCGTGGTTTTTCGGCGTCAGCCACATGGAGTTCGACCCGTCGGCGATGAGCGCCGGAGTAGTGCGGGTGTTGTCGTTGCAAGGGACGATGCCGGACGGTCTGCCGGTCAATCTGCAAGTCGGCGTCGATCCGACGCTGGAACTGGATGTCGGCCCGGCGATCGACGCCACGGACGATGCGACGGTGACGGTTTATCTGGCAATCAGTCCGCTGTGGCGCGCCGGTCAGTTGCTGCCGCTCAAGGGACGTCTGCAATCGGTGGTTGGTGAGGCATTGCCGGATCTCACCAGCGGCGAATTTCCCGAATCGATCACGGTGTGGCGTCCCAATCCACGGCTGTGTACGCAACTCAACAAGGCGGATTCAATCTGCCTGCCGCTGCTGAAAATCCGCAAGGAGGGCGGCGGTTTCCTGCCATTGCCGTACACGCCGCCGACACCGGTCCTGCTACCGGAGTCGCCATTGGGTCGGCGGGTGGCCGGACTCTGTGCGCGAGCGCGGGAGAAGTGTCTGTTTCTTGGCGGGCGATTGCGTCAGGCGCAACAGGCCGGCAATCAGGATGACGCGCTGGAAATCCGTCGGCAGATGACGGCGCTGTGGGCGCGTTTGCCGGAAGTGGAAGGGGCGCTGATCAGTCGTGTCGCTCATCCGCAAAGTATTTATGTGCAACTGCTGGGACTTGCTGGCGCGTGGTCGGCGCTGGATCCGCTGGCGGGTGTGCCGGCTTTTGCGCCACTGGATTTTCTCGAATTGCAGCGCGGTTACGAACCGCTGCTCGACTGGCTGGAAAACACTCTGGAACTGATCCGCGCCGGTTATCGCAGCATCGCGTTCGAGCGCGGCGAGCAGAGTTTTTCCATTCAGTTGCCGGACGAGCAACCGAGCCAGCGTCTGGTCATCGGCCTGCGCATGCCCAACGGTGCCAGCGAGCAGGCCGCCGGCGAATGGCTGCGCGGCGCGATCATCGCTTCGGCGCCGCACATCGCGTTGCTCAGCCGACAGCGCATGAGCGGTCTGACGCATCAGGCCATGAGCCGCAGCGAGCAGGTGGCTTACAGCGTCGGCGACGACACCCGGCTGTTCGTGGTGACCGCCGAAGGTAGCTGGTTCGACGCGCAACTGCCGCTGATGATCGCCGCGCCGGCCACCAAACTGACCAGCAGTCCGTGGCAAGTGGTGTTGTTTGTCGCCCAGAACAGTGAACGTGCCTGA
- the tssG gene encoding type VI secretion system baseplate subunit TssG translates to MATPSRHAPVALTLSQRLRRDPQAFEWLQALLLLEREQPQADTLGSGTSPQAEALKLRGPLTPLFAASQIESLEENPGEPLTLNSPMFGLGGPDGPLPYAYQEWLQQRARAKDHAPAEFLDLFQHRLLSLLYKVMRKHRIALGFTTPGASPVQAQLRALTGLLPKSLQERQAIPDCAVLACTALYADGRRSLAGFAAIVREQFSVAVELSAYEGAWREIPRASRSFMKAGGRNLQLGRSAVAGTRVWDEHAGIRLTLGPLPSTQASRFLPDGEAHPALASLAALYFGPDLDVKLVLLVRGAGPLQLGRQSPALLSWNGGLQRQPSLAVQRIETRLRQLEIT, encoded by the coding sequence ATGGCAACCCCAAGCCGGCATGCCCCTGTCGCTCTGACCCTGAGCCAGCGCCTGCGCCGCGATCCGCAGGCGTTCGAATGGTTGCAGGCATTGCTGTTGCTGGAGCGCGAACAGCCCCAGGCCGACACCCTCGGTTCGGGTACATCGCCACAGGCCGAAGCGCTGAAATTGCGCGGGCCGCTGACGCCGTTGTTCGCCGCCAGCCAGATCGAAAGCCTGGAGGAAAACCCCGGTGAACCGCTGACCCTGAACTCACCGATGTTCGGCCTCGGCGGCCCCGACGGCCCGCTGCCTTACGCCTATCAGGAATGGCTGCAACAACGGGCACGGGCCAAGGATCACGCGCCCGCCGAATTCCTCGACCTGTTCCAGCATCGGTTGCTCAGCCTGCTGTACAAGGTGATGCGCAAACACCGGATCGCCCTCGGTTTCACCACGCCCGGCGCCTCGCCGGTGCAGGCGCAACTGCGGGCGCTGACCGGGTTGCTGCCAAAATCCTTGCAGGAACGCCAGGCGATTCCCGACTGCGCCGTTCTGGCCTGCACGGCGTTGTACGCCGATGGCCGCCGGTCGTTGGCGGGGTTCGCGGCGATTGTCCGCGAGCAGTTTTCCGTGGCGGTGGAACTGAGCGCCTATGAAGGGGCGTGGCGTGAGATTCCACGTGCCAGCCGCAGCTTCATGAAGGCTGGCGGACGCAATCTGCAACTCGGCCGCAGCGCTGTCGCCGGGACTCGGGTCTGGGATGAACATGCCGGCATTCGTCTGACGCTGGGGCCGCTGCCATCGACGCAGGCCTCGCGCTTCTTGCCGGACGGCGAAGCGCATCCGGCACTGGCCAGCCTGGCAGCGTTGTATTTCGGCCCTGATCTGGACGTGAAACTGGTGCTGCTGGTGCGCGGCGCCGGGCCTCTGCAACTCGGCCGACAATCCCCGGCCCTGCTGAGCTGGAACGGTGGCCTGCAGCGGCAGCCCAGCCTGGCCGTGCAACGGATCGAAACCCGCCTGCGTCAGCTGGAGATCACCTGA
- a CDS encoding Hcp family type VI secretion system effector, translating to MDAIILDLGGDIKGDSLLEGYADKIEVMSYSHNVAMQVTNDVSNSERTSGKPHVGEFTLTKFVDTSTPSLNEYCCAGKPIPEAKITIGRNAAEGSGQLLPFIIYTLTNVVISNVSVSGGTGGKPVETLSLNFTKIKWELTAQKDDGTKEGTAASTWDMAANKLVS from the coding sequence ATGGATGCAATCATTCTCGACCTCGGCGGCGACATCAAAGGCGACAGCCTGCTCGAGGGTTACGCGGACAAGATCGAAGTCATGTCCTACAGCCACAACGTGGCGATGCAGGTGACCAACGACGTCAGCAACTCGGAGCGCACCTCCGGCAAACCCCACGTCGGCGAGTTCACCCTGACCAAATTCGTCGACACCTCCACACCGTCGCTCAACGAATACTGCTGCGCCGGCAAACCGATTCCGGAAGCCAAGATCACCATCGGCCGCAACGCCGCCGAAGGCAGCGGGCAACTGCTGCCCTTCATCATCTACACCCTGACCAACGTGGTGATTTCCAACGTCAGCGTCAGTGGCGGTACCGGCGGCAAACCGGTGGAAACCCTGTCCCTGAACTTCACCAAGATCAAATGGGAACTCACCGCGCAGAAAGACGACGGCACCAAGGAAGGCACGGCTGCCTCGACCTGGGACATGGCCGCCAACAAGCTCGTCAGCTAA
- the tssE gene encoding type VI secretion system baseplate subunit TssE, which produces MAGTGLLPPLFERLASSESDGAREFDRQDLLDSVHTELGRLFNTRRGPRTLTSPPSVIDYGIADWSALQQQRSDDRRRLARDIREAITHFEPRLLLGEVQVNPLPEQPQRLSIRLLGELRSGQQHWPVAFVIEPGNEGLEVRHERLD; this is translated from the coding sequence ATGGCAGGCACCGGCTTACTTCCACCGCTGTTCGAACGCCTCGCCTCGAGCGAGAGCGACGGGGCGCGGGAGTTCGATCGGCAGGATTTGCTTGACTCGGTGCACACCGAGCTCGGGCGCCTGTTCAACACCCGCCGTGGCCCGCGCACCCTGACCTCCCCGCCCAGCGTCATCGACTACGGCATCGCCGACTGGAGCGCCCTTCAACAACAGCGCAGCGATGACCGTCGTCGGCTGGCGCGGGACATTCGCGAAGCCATCACCCATTTCGAACCGCGCCTGTTGCTGGGCGAGGTTCAGGTCAATCCCCTCCCCGAACAGCCGCAACGATTAAGCATCCGCCTGCTCGGCGAGTTGCGCAGCGGCCAGCAACACTGGCCGGTGGCGTTTGTCATCGAGCCCGGCAACGAAGGGCTGGAGGTGCGCCATGAGCGACTCGATTGA